One genomic window of Methyloceanibacter sp. wino2 includes the following:
- a CDS encoding extensin family protein, with amino-acid sequence MLGARIAYPAAALAASVFLSSCGGGGIPNDTRAEWRDRAEAQCMASGQVRASSYVTQASSIRGRSACGILAPLRVSAALGGRVRVTPTATIGCPMTAALDRWLNNSVQRAAMRQFRQPVVEIKQISAYSCRGRNSKSTGKLSEHAFGNALDIAGFTLADGRTITVVKGWWRGTPAEKAFLREAFAGACREFFTVLGPGSDRAHYNHFHVDLLITNVSKGGGHYCRPQPKQGLFAAADDTSPVSTASVKPIPFTGTTEADQQMPAYTLGPAH; translated from the coding sequence ATGTTGGGGGCTCGTATTGCGTATCCGGCCGCCGCGCTGGCAGCTTCTGTCTTTCTCAGTTCATGCGGCGGCGGCGGTATTCCGAACGACACGCGCGCGGAATGGCGCGACCGTGCCGAGGCACAATGCATGGCGTCGGGCCAAGTGCGCGCGTCTTCTTATGTGACGCAGGCCTCGTCGATCCGCGGCCGTAGCGCCTGCGGCATTTTGGCGCCGCTACGGGTCTCGGCGGCGCTCGGCGGCCGTGTCCGCGTCACGCCGACCGCGACCATCGGCTGTCCCATGACGGCGGCGCTGGATCGCTGGCTCAACAATTCCGTACAGCGTGCCGCCATGCGCCAGTTCCGGCAGCCCGTGGTCGAGATCAAGCAGATCTCCGCCTATAGCTGCCGCGGCCGAAACAGCAAATCGACCGGCAAGCTGTCCGAGCACGCCTTCGGCAACGCTTTGGATATTGCCGGATTCACGCTCGCGGATGGGCGCACCATCACGGTCGTCAAAGGCTGGTGGCGCGGCACGCCTGCCGAAAAAGCATTCCTGCGCGAAGCTTTCGCAGGCGCTTGCCGCGAGTTCTTCACGGTTCTCGGGCCGGGCAGCGACCGGGCCCACTACAACCATTTCCACGTGGACCTGCTCATTACCAACGTATCGAAGGGTGGCGGCCACTACTGCCGGCCGCAGCCGAAGCAAGGCCTGTTCGCAGCGGCCGACGACACGTCGCCGGTCTCGACGGCATCGGTCAAGCCGATCCCCTTCACCGGAACGACCGAAGCGGACCAGCAGATGCCGGCGTACACGCTGGGGCCTGCCCACTAG
- the cbiB gene encoding adenosylcobinamide-phosphate synthase CbiB has product MAAPLALLAMLVELAVGYPAWLAARIGHPVTWMGRLIGWLDARLNDSAADGEARRRAGLMALVLLLLVVGACAILLESALLMLPFGLFFAAVAASTLIAQRSLYAHVAAVAAALESGTMEDARHAVSEIVGRDTTKLDEAGIARAAIESLAENFSDGVVSPVIWLGLAGLTGGALYKAVNTADSMIGHRSARYEDFGRASALLDDVVNLPGARLSGLLLVGAAAITDKASPEEAWNAMRRDAAKHASPNAGYPEAAMAGALGVALGGPRTYAGSRNDSPWLGDGRRTATAQDIRAALRLYARADGLLIALVAIAAALSVILSATM; this is encoded by the coding sequence ATGGCAGCACCGCTAGCGCTTCTTGCGATGCTCGTCGAGCTTGCCGTCGGCTATCCCGCCTGGCTTGCGGCGCGAATCGGCCATCCCGTGACGTGGATGGGGCGTTTGATCGGCTGGCTTGATGCGCGGCTCAACGACTCCGCGGCGGACGGCGAGGCGCGACGGCGTGCGGGCCTCATGGCGCTCGTGCTCCTGCTGTTGGTTGTCGGCGCTTGCGCGATTCTTCTCGAGAGCGCGCTCCTGATGCTGCCGTTCGGGCTTTTCTTTGCCGCGGTCGCGGCGAGCACGCTGATCGCGCAGCGTAGTCTCTATGCCCACGTGGCGGCCGTGGCCGCGGCGCTCGAGAGCGGGACGATGGAGGACGCACGTCATGCCGTCTCGGAAATCGTCGGTCGCGATACGACTAAGCTCGATGAAGCCGGCATCGCGCGTGCGGCCATCGAAAGTCTCGCCGAGAATTTTTCCGACGGCGTCGTATCGCCCGTGATTTGGCTGGGGCTTGCCGGCCTCACGGGCGGAGCGCTCTACAAGGCCGTGAACACCGCCGACAGCATGATCGGCCATCGCTCGGCGCGTTACGAGGATTTCGGACGCGCATCCGCTCTGCTCGACGATGTGGTCAATCTGCCGGGCGCGCGCCTGTCCGGGTTGTTGCTTGTCGGCGCGGCGGCCATTACCGACAAGGCTTCTCCCGAGGAAGCCTGGAATGCGATGCGGCGCGATGCGGCCAAACACGCCTCCCCCAATGCCGGTTACCCGGAGGCGGCCATGGCGGGCGCGCTCGGTGTGGCCTTGGGCGGACCGCGGACCTATGCCGGATCGAGAAACGACAGCCCTTGGCTCGGCGATGGCCGGCGCACGGCAACCGCACAAGACATTCGCGCCGCCCTTCGGCTTTACGCCCGTGCCGACGGCCTGTTGATCGCACTTGTGGCGATCGCGGCCGCGCTCAGCGTGATCCTCAGCGCGACAATGTAA
- a CDS encoding DUF1636 domain-containing protein codes for MTSPLDAKDSAAKVPDGPTVYVCVTCRKPGEDGDGPRAGLLLAEATAEAARGTGVTVRQVECLANCRRSLSAAMRKKDSWTYVFGDLTAPDDAAALIDGAMLLAESEDGLLPWRGRPDALKGGLVARVPPLVLGPIPEDFE; via the coding sequence GTGACATCTCCCCTAGACGCCAAGGACAGTGCCGCCAAGGTCCCGGACGGGCCGACCGTCTATGTCTGCGTGACCTGCCGCAAGCCAGGTGAGGACGGCGATGGCCCGCGCGCGGGGCTCCTGCTCGCCGAGGCCACCGCCGAGGCCGCGCGCGGGACGGGTGTCACTGTCCGCCAGGTCGAATGCCTTGCCAATTGCCGCCGCTCGCTCAGTGCCGCGATGCGGAAGAAAGACAGCTGGACTTATGTCTTCGGCGACTTGACCGCCCCGGACGATGCGGCAGCTCTCATCGACGGCGCGATGCTTCTCGCGGAGTCCGAAGACGGACTTCTGCCCTGGCGCGGCAGGCCCGACGCCCTGAAGGGCGGCCTCGTCGCCCGTGTTCCACCCCTCGTACTCGGCCCCATTCCGGAGGATTTCGAATGA
- the cobO gene encoding cob(I)yrinic acid a,c-diamide adenosyltransferase, translated as MTKSVDEKDLERHRAKMANRKKAQDAEVAEKTVEKGLLIVHTGTGKGKSTAAFGLALRMVGRGKRVGIVQFVKGAWHTAERDALEKFGDQVAWYSMGEGFTWETQDLERDIAAAERAWAKAVELMDDPSFSLVILDELNIALRYDYLPFDEVVATLKARRPDLHVIVTGRNAKPALIEAADLVTDMTLVKHHFAAGVKAQAGIEF; from the coding sequence ATGACCAAGTCGGTCGATGAAAAGGACCTCGAGCGCCATCGCGCCAAGATGGCGAACCGCAAAAAGGCGCAGGATGCCGAGGTGGCCGAGAAGACGGTCGAGAAGGGTCTCCTGATCGTTCACACCGGAACGGGCAAGGGCAAGTCGACGGCGGCTTTCGGTCTTGCCTTGCGTATGGTCGGCCGGGGCAAACGCGTCGGCATCGTGCAGTTCGTCAAGGGCGCGTGGCACACGGCGGAGCGCGATGCGCTTGAGAAGTTCGGGGACCAGGTCGCCTGGTATTCCATGGGCGAAGGTTTCACCTGGGAGACCCAGGATCTGGAACGCGACATCGCCGCGGCGGAGCGTGCTTGGGCCAAGGCGGTCGAGCTGATGGACGACCCCAGCTTCAGCCTCGTCATTCTCGACGAGTTGAACATCGCCCTGCGCTACGACTATCTGCCGTTCGACGAAGTCGTGGCCACGCTGAAGGCGCGGCGCCCGGACCTCCATGTGATCGTGACGGGGCGCAACGCCAAGCCAGCGCTGATCGAAGCCGCGGACCTCGTTACCGACATGACGCTCGTGAAGCACCATTTCGCCGCCGGGGTGAAGGCGCAAGCCGGCATCGAATTCTAG
- the cobU gene encoding bifunctional adenosylcobinamide kinase/adenosylcobinamide-phosphate guanylyltransferase, whose translation MTGTDLEDEGITFVLGGARSGKSRFAESFVTSLPRPWVYIATAEAHDDEMVARIAEHRAQREAGWQTLEAPHDLHDAIGAAPKGAVVLVDCLTLWLSNIMHGPYDIEQATTRLEQALHARENATVLVSNEVGLGLVPETPLGRAFRDAQGRLNQRIAAIASRVIFVVAGQPLVVKGNT comes from the coding sequence ATGACAGGTACCGATCTCGAGGACGAGGGGATCACCTTCGTCCTCGGGGGGGCCCGCTCCGGAAAGAGCCGTTTCGCCGAGAGCTTCGTCACCAGTCTGCCCCGGCCGTGGGTCTATATCGCCACGGCCGAAGCGCATGACGACGAGATGGTGGCGCGCATCGCCGAGCACCGGGCCCAGCGTGAAGCTGGTTGGCAGACTCTGGAAGCGCCGCACGATCTGCACGATGCCATAGGCGCGGCACCCAAAGGAGCTGTCGTCCTGGTGGACTGTTTGACCTTGTGGCTCTCGAATATCATGCACGGCCCTTACGACATCGAGCAGGCGACGACTCGACTGGAGCAGGCTTTGCACGCCCGTGAGAACGCCACCGTGCTCGTCTCGAATGAAGTCGGTCTGGGGCTGGTGCCGGAAACGCCGCTGGGGCGAGCCTTCCGGGACGCGCAAGGGCGCCTCAACCAGCGCATTGCCGCCATCGCCAGCCGCGTCATCTTCGTGGTCGCGGGCCAGCCTCTCGTGGTGAAAGGAAACACATGA
- a CDS encoding HupE/UreJ family protein codes for MTRSSLQRTAFLALAALVLTAAPASAHHAMGGVLPSTFAQGFLSGLAHPVVGLDHLAFLIAVGVAVGVGGLNLGLPVLFVAASAVGVGIHVGGFQMPGAELIVALSVVIAGVVLAGGRALPLAAWAVLFGIAGLAHGYAYGESIFGAESTPLVAYLLGLVIIQSALSVGVAMLFRMRSPSVSAIAPRLAGAVVVGIGLATLLGQIIPSA; via the coding sequence ATGACCCGTTCTTCTCTCCAGCGCACCGCGTTTCTGGCGCTCGCCGCGCTTGTGCTCACCGCCGCGCCGGCCTCTGCGCATCACGCGATGGGCGGCGTCTTGCCGTCGACCTTCGCACAAGGGTTCCTTTCCGGTCTCGCTCACCCGGTGGTCGGGCTTGATCATCTGGCCTTTCTCATCGCCGTGGGCGTCGCGGTCGGCGTCGGCGGTCTCAATCTCGGCCTGCCGGTTCTCTTCGTCGCGGCATCGGCCGTCGGTGTCGGCATCCATGTCGGCGGGTTCCAGATGCCCGGCGCCGAACTGATCGTGGCTCTGTCCGTGGTGATTGCAGGCGTTGTGCTTGCCGGTGGCCGCGCCCTTCCGCTGGCCGCCTGGGCGGTGCTGTTCGGCATTGCCGGCCTAGCTCATGGCTATGCCTATGGCGAGTCGATCTTCGGGGCGGAGTCCACGCCGCTTGTGGCCTATCTGCTCGGTCTCGTGATCATCCAGAGCGCTCTCAGCGTCGGTGTCGCCATGCTCTTCCGCATGCGCTCCCCGTCCGTCTCGGCCATTGCGCCCCGTCTGGCCGGCGCGGTGGTCGTCGGCATCGGTCTTGCGACGCTGCTCGGGCAAATCATCCCCAGCGCATAG
- the cobW gene encoding cobalamin biosynthesis protein CobW, with protein MNSVARIPCTIVTGFLGSGKTTLIRHVLANTGGRRLAVIVNEFGDVGIDGEILKGCGDENCSEENIVELANGCLCCTVADEFVPALDEILAAEPPVDHIVIETSGLALPKPLVQAFHWPAIKNRVTVDGVVAVVDGAALADGQVSADIEALSAQRAADDALDHDDPIEEVFEDQIACADLIVLNKRDLLDPDGLQRAMKTVTDALPRGIGVVTVSEGKVDATALLGLGIGAEDDIENRMTHHDSEEDHDHDDFDTFVVPIAEVTDPADITKRIADLAEAHDILRVKGFAAVTGKPMRLLIQAVGPRVTHYFDRPWDQAEDRQGKVVVIGLKGLDREAVARSLAGHEAVAG; from the coding sequence ATGAATTCTGTCGCCCGCATTCCCTGCACGATCGTGACCGGCTTTCTCGGCTCGGGAAAGACCACGCTCATCCGCCACGTGCTTGCCAACACGGGCGGGCGGCGTCTGGCCGTGATCGTCAACGAATTCGGTGACGTCGGTATCGACGGCGAGATTCTCAAAGGCTGCGGGGACGAGAACTGCAGCGAAGAGAACATCGTCGAACTCGCCAATGGCTGCCTGTGCTGCACGGTCGCCGACGAGTTCGTGCCCGCGCTCGACGAGATCCTGGCGGCCGAGCCGCCGGTCGACCACATCGTCATCGAGACCTCCGGTCTCGCGCTGCCCAAGCCCCTGGTCCAAGCCTTCCATTGGCCGGCGATCAAGAACCGCGTGACGGTGGACGGGGTCGTGGCAGTCGTGGACGGCGCGGCGCTGGCCGACGGTCAAGTCTCCGCCGACATCGAAGCGCTCTCTGCGCAGCGCGCCGCCGACGATGCACTCGATCATGACGATCCCATTGAAGAGGTCTTCGAGGATCAAATCGCCTGTGCCGATCTGATTGTCCTCAACAAGCGCGATCTGCTCGATCCGGACGGGCTGCAGCGCGCCATGAAGACGGTGACCGACGCCCTGCCGCGCGGCATCGGTGTGGTGACCGTGTCGGAAGGAAAGGTCGACGCCACGGCCCTGCTCGGGCTCGGCATCGGCGCGGAAGACGACATCGAAAACCGCATGACCCATCACGACAGCGAAGAGGACCACGACCACGACGATTTCGATACGTTCGTGGTTCCGATCGCAGAGGTCACCGATCCCGCGGACATCACCAAGCGCATCGCCGATTTGGCCGAGGCGCATGATATCTTGCGCGTGAAGGGCTTCGCCGCCGTGACGGGCAAGCCGATGCGGCTGCTGATCCAGGCCGTGGGTCCGCGCGTGACCCACTATTTCGACCGCCCCTGGGACCAGGCCGAGGATCGCCAAGGCAAGGTCGTCGTGATCGGCTTGAAAGGCCTCGACCGCGAGGCGGTGGCCAGATCGTTGGCCGGGCACGAAGCCGTGGCCGGGTAA
- a CDS encoding cobyric acid synthase: protein MTARALMFQGTGSDVGKSLIVAGLARALVSRGFKVLPFKPQNMSNNAAVTLDGGEIGRAQALQARAARETPSVHMNPVLLKPQSEVGAQIIVRGQVYGKAKAADYQALKPELMDAVQDSFALLKDEADIVLVEGAGSASEVNLRANDIANMGFAREADVPVVLIGDIDRGGVIASLVGTKAVLAPEDAAMIRGFLVNKFRGDPSLFADGMVRIARETGWEPLGLIPFFAGARALPAEDALALEQQQAAKTDATLKVAVPVLPHIANFDDLDPLAAEPAVEVVRVRPGEALPGDAQLIVLPGSKATLSDLRVLRDAGFDIDIDAHLRRGGSVLGLCGGYQMLGRVLRDPEGIEGAPGEAEGLGLLDIETTLSGDKRLEPASGHTFDGVPFEGYEMHMGRTKGPDCGRPFARLDTGFQDGAISADRQVYGTYVHGLFADDHQRAAWLARFAAGPSQVRYDEQVDAVLDDLAAHLEEHVDIDRLLTLSR from the coding sequence ATGACCGCCCGCGCGCTCATGTTTCAGGGCACGGGCTCCGATGTGGGCAAGTCCCTGATCGTGGCCGGGCTAGCGCGCGCACTCGTGTCCCGCGGGTTTAAGGTCTTGCCCTTCAAGCCGCAAAACATGTCGAACAATGCGGCCGTCACCCTCGATGGGGGTGAGATCGGGCGGGCACAGGCGCTGCAAGCGCGCGCGGCCCGCGAGACCCCAAGCGTTCACATGAACCCGGTGCTGCTCAAGCCACAAAGCGAGGTCGGCGCGCAGATCATCGTGCGCGGCCAGGTTTACGGAAAGGCCAAGGCTGCGGACTACCAGGCGCTCAAGCCCGAGCTCATGGACGCGGTGCAGGATAGCTTCGCCCTTCTCAAGGACGAGGCGGACATCGTGCTGGTGGAAGGGGCGGGCAGCGCGTCGGAAGTCAATCTCCGCGCAAACGACATCGCCAATATGGGTTTTGCACGTGAGGCTGACGTGCCGGTCGTTCTTATCGGCGATATCGACCGCGGCGGCGTCATCGCCAGCCTCGTGGGCACCAAGGCCGTGCTTGCCCCCGAAGATGCCGCGATGATCCGCGGATTCCTCGTCAACAAATTCAGAGGCGACCCGTCTCTTTTCGCGGACGGCATGGTGCGCATCGCAAGAGAGACCGGCTGGGAGCCGCTCGGCCTCATTCCGTTTTTCGCAGGCGCAAGAGCCCTGCCGGCCGAAGACGCGTTAGCGCTCGAGCAGCAACAGGCGGCCAAGACGGATGCGACGCTGAAGGTCGCCGTGCCGGTGCTACCCCATATCGCCAATTTCGACGACCTCGATCCGCTCGCCGCCGAGCCGGCCGTCGAAGTCGTCCGTGTACGGCCTGGTGAGGCGCTGCCCGGGGATGCGCAGCTTATCGTCCTGCCGGGCTCGAAAGCGACGCTGTCCGACTTGCGCGTTCTTCGCGACGCCGGGTTCGACATCGATATCGACGCTCATCTGCGCCGGGGCGGATCTGTGCTCGGCCTATGCGGCGGGTATCAGATGCTCGGGCGGGTCTTGCGCGATCCGGAGGGTATCGAAGGGGCGCCGGGTGAAGCCGAAGGCTTGGGGCTCCTCGATATCGAGACGACGCTCTCGGGAGACAAGCGGCTCGAGCCGGCGTCCGGCCACACCTTCGACGGAGTGCCCTTCGAGGGCTACGAAATGCATATGGGCCGCACGAAGGGCCCCGATTGCGGGCGCCCCTTCGCCCGACTCGACACGGGGTTCCAAGACGGCGCGATCTCGGCCGATCGCCAAGTGTACGGCACGTATGTGCATGGGCTATTCGCCGACGACCACCAGCGCGCCGCGTGGCTTGCCCGGTTTGCCGCAGGCCCCTCGCAGGTCCGTTACGATGAACAGGTCGACGCCGTTCTGGACGACCTTGCCGCCCATTTGGAGGAGCATGTCGACATCGACCGTCTTCTTACATTGTCGCGCTGA
- the cobD gene encoding threonine-phosphate decarboxylase CobD, translating into MTSPGPSPLNRLKTANAADETHASLLHGGDLAAARAQFPNAPQPIVDLSTGINPHPYPIASLGEEDFARLPEPAALARLLDLAAAFYGAPSAQNVVAAPGSQILMALIADLMPQGSAAILGPTYAEHARVAALGGHAVATVGSLADLGGASLAVVVNPNNPDGRVTSKDDLSNLADEQKANGGILVVDEAFMDVGPEGASVSDQVEHAPIAVLRSFGKFFGLAGLRLSFALVNRSLAERLRARLGPWPVSGPALSIGAAALADRAWIDGTRMALRTASERLETLLSAAGLTPVGRTDLFCLVSSPRAQAVFTTLGEAGIFVRRFEENPQLLRFGLPGKEVEWQRLSGALKSPS; encoded by the coding sequence ATGACGTCACCCGGTCCATCTCCACTCAATCGCCTCAAAACCGCAAATGCCGCGGACGAAACGCACGCCTCGTTGTTGCACGGCGGCGATCTCGCCGCAGCACGCGCGCAGTTTCCCAATGCGCCTCAGCCGATCGTCGACCTGTCGACCGGCATCAACCCACATCCCTATCCTATCGCGTCTCTGGGCGAAGAAGATTTTGCACGGCTCCCCGAACCCGCGGCGCTCGCGCGCCTCTTAGATCTCGCTGCGGCCTTCTACGGCGCGCCGTCGGCGCAAAACGTGGTGGCCGCGCCGGGAAGCCAGATCTTGATGGCGCTGATCGCCGATCTCATGCCGCAAGGGTCCGCCGCGATTCTGGGGCCAACTTATGCAGAACATGCGCGTGTTGCGGCGCTGGGAGGCCACGCGGTGGCGACGGTCGGAAGCCTCGCCGACCTCGGCGGCGCCTCGCTGGCCGTGGTGGTCAATCCCAACAATCCCGATGGGCGCGTGACGTCCAAAGACGACCTGTCGAACCTGGCTGACGAGCAGAAGGCGAACGGCGGCATTTTGGTTGTGGATGAGGCCTTCATGGATGTCGGCCCCGAAGGCGCCAGCGTCTCGGATCAGGTCGAACACGCGCCCATCGCCGTGCTGCGCTCGTTCGGCAAGTTCTTCGGTCTTGCAGGCTTGCGTCTCAGTTTTGCGCTGGTGAACCGCTCGCTGGCGGAACGGCTTCGCGCCCGGCTTGGTCCATGGCCGGTTTCCGGGCCGGCGCTGTCCATTGGCGCCGCGGCGCTCGCCGACCGGGCTTGGATAGACGGCACCCGAATGGCACTGAGAACCGCATCGGAGCGGCTGGAGACATTGCTTAGCGCGGCCGGTCTGACACCGGTGGGCCGTACGGATCTCTTCTGCCTCGTCAGCAGCCCGCGCGCGCAGGCGGTTTTCACAACGCTCGGCGAGGCAGGCATCTTCGTGCGCCGGTTCGAGGAGAACCCGCAACTCTTGCGATTCGGTCTTCCGGGAAAAGAAGTAGAGTGGCAACGCCTGAGCGGCGCGCTCAAATCCCCGTCTTAG